One window of the Danaus plexippus chromosome 25, MEX_DaPlex, whole genome shotgun sequence genome contains the following:
- the LOC133319583 gene encoding lipase 1-like: MASKARVTFNVLLAALIIENILRFPLVTLINNSFNSTACRSPEFYGINLQEHNVTTEDGYILKIFRVSGRNCVVKKRPPVILMHGLLQSSDVWFDAGPGAGLAYLISDACYDLWLGNQRGNYHAKRHLILDPDRNPHFWHFSVDEIGFYDIPATIDYVLKATGEEKLNYVGYSQGAGTFFIMCSERPGYCDKANVLIGVAPAARQTHTKSLPYRALTKSVEKLEGTLTNMGINELFARGSFGQQFSSFFCNLNSITAAVCGGYIGVIDSFHPGSIDVKTLRHLFTHFPDGTSTHNIARYGQSMSTRFFQKFDYGESKNLKIYGDIKPPKFNLSAVTVPFVNLYGRNDKLVDPKDISWLLKQLPNVLEDVEVSDPSWNHIDVAYSQLSKKLIYPKIDEYLSKYSDVM, from the coding sequence ATGGCTTCAAAGGCACGTGTCACATTTAATGTCCTGCTGGCGGCGCTGAtaatcgaaaatattttaagatttcctTTAGTTacgttaattaataattcgttTAATAGTACCGCATGCAGATCTCCGGAATTCTATGGTATTAATTTACAAGAGCATAATGTGACGACGGAAGACggttatatattgaaaatatttagagtAAGTGGAAGAAATTGTGTCGTGAAGAAAAGGCCACCAGTGATTCTGATGCATGGGCTACTTCAGAGTTCAGACGTCTGGTTCGATGCTGGACCTGGAGCCGGACTGGCCTATCTCATATCGGACGCTTGCTACGATTTGTGGCTGGGAAACCAACGTGGTAACTATCACGCCAAAAGACATTTGATCCTGGATCCGGACAGAAATCCACATTTCTGGCATTTTTCTGTCGATGAAATTGGCTTTTATGACATACCAGCCACAATCGATTACGTTTTAAAAGCCACGGGTGAGGAGAAACTCAATTATGTTGGATACTCTCAAGGTGCTGGCACCTTCTTCATCATGTGCTCGGAGAGACCTGGCTATTGTGATAAAGCCAATGTCTTGATCGGTGTAGCCCCAGCTGCACGTCAAACACATACTAAGTCCCTGCCATACAGAGCGCTAACGAAAAGTGTTGAAAAGTTAGAGGGTACTTTAACTAATATGGGTATTAACGAATTATTTGCAAGAGGCTCTTTCGGACAGCAATTCAGTTCTTTTTTCTGTAACTTGAATTCCATAACTGCCGCTGTTTGTGGAGGGTATATCGGAGTTATTGACTCTTTCCATCCGGGGTCAATCGATGTGAAAACCTTGCGCCACCTGTTCACACATTTCCCGGATGGAACATCAACACACAACATTGCCAGGTACGGTCAGAGTATGTCCACGCGATTCTTCCAAAAATTCGACTATGGAGAATCCAAGAATCTCAAAATCTATGGGGATATTAAACCACCGAAATTTAATCTCAGTGCGGTTACTGTGCCGTTTGTTAATTTGTACGGAAGGAATGATAAACTGGTGGATCCCAAAGACATTTCCTGGTTATTAAAACAGTTACCTAACGTATTAGAAGACGTCGAAGTATCAGATCCATCGTGGAATCACATCGACGTAGCTTACAGTcagttatcaaaaaaattgatttatccTAAAATTGATGAATATTTATCGAAATACAGTGATGTTATGTGA